Part of the Vulgatibacter sp. genome is shown below.
ACGTCGCAGTGGACGATGCCCAGGGGGTTGCCGGCGCCGTCCGCCCGGCGGTGCGCGTAGTCGAGACCGCGCAGCACCTCGAGGCAGATGAAGATGCACTGCTCGATGGTGAGGGCCTTGTTGGCCTGCTTCGCGGTGTAGATCAGGTCGTGGAGGGAGGCGCCCTCCACCAGCTCCATCGAGATGAAGTGCTGCCCCTCCACCTCGCCGAGCTCGTAGACCTGGGCGATGGCGGGGTGGGTCAGGGCGACGGTGAGCTTCGCCTCGTTGACGAGCATGCGCACGAACTGCCTGTCGCTCGAGAGCGCCGGCAGGATGCGCTTGACCACCAGCTCCTTCTCGAAGCCGACGGCGCCCGCCGCCTTCCCGCGGTAGATCTCCGCCATGCCGCCGGCGCCGAGCTTTTGCAGCAGGAAGAACTTGCCGAAGATCTGGGGCCGGAACGGCTCGGGAGGGGGGGCCATAAAAGTCCCCGAATCCTAGGCGGTTTCGGGGGATCGCTCAACCTTCCCGGCTACTTTCCACTCGCCTCGGGCCGGACCGGTCCCTGCCCGCCGGGCATCGTCCCCGGCTGGCCACGCTGCTTGTCCTTCTCGAGCTTCTTCAGCTGGCCGGGGGCGGTGGGCAGGCCCGGGCGATCGAGGCCGGACTGTCCGGGCGGACCACCGAGCGGATGGCCGTTCAACCCCTTGCCCTTTGCTGCGTCGGGGAGCTGCTCCAGGCGACGGTGTGCCTCGCGATCGCGGTTCACCGCACCCGGCCGCTCCGCGAAGGGGTCGACGAGGTGGTCCATCGGCCTGCCGCTGTGGGCACGGACGGCGATCTCCTCGAGGAGATCGGCAGGCGCCGCACCCTCGCTGGTGCCGGCTGCCACCCGGTCGGAGATCTCGGCGATGGCGCCGGCGGCGTAGCCCCTGGCGACCATGCGGCCGAGGGCCAGGCCGGCGGTGGGCGTCGCGGCACGTACGGCGGCGAGGTCACCCAGCTCGCGAATGGCGAGGCCGAGCTGCTCTGCGGGGACAGGCGCGTTGCCGACCTCGGCGGCGAGGGCCACCAGCGCATCGCGTCCTGCGCCGCGGCGCAGCGCCTCGGCGCCCGCCTCGACCAGCTCGGGCCTGCCGTCGAGAGAGACGTGGACCCGGGCGAGGGCGGTGTCGGCTTCGGCGAGGCGGAACACCATGCCGTCCACGACGGGAAGGAGCCGCGCCGGTGGAATGCCCTTGGCGATCCCTTCGAGGACCTTGTCGGCGATGCCGGCGACGGGAAGCCCACGGGCTGCTGCCTTCTCGACGCTGGCGAGGGCGGCGGTGAGCGCGTTGGCGTCGAGGCCCCGCGCGGTACCGCGGGCCACGATCGCCTCGACGGTGTCGGCGGGAACGCCTGCCGCCAGGGCGCGGCCGGAAGCTGCCTCGACCGCTGGCGCCGCGGCGAAGGCAGGCGTCGCGGCGAGCAGCAGGGCGGCGAGCGCGGTGGCCTGTCCGAGGCGGAGGATGGCGGGGCGAAGCTTCATTTCACCTCGAAGGACGAGCCGTCGGCCCGCAGGTTACCGGTGATCTCCACCACCCCGTTTCTGCCCCCGAAGCCGTCCGGTTCGTAGCGGGCGAGGCCCGGCGGGGCGAGCCAGCGCTCCGCGCCGTCCGGCGATCGGACGACGAGCTGGAAGCGGTGGGTGCCCGGGGCGAGATCGAGGACGATCTGGTAGACGCCGGGCCGTTCCTCGCGGAGCGCGGGACCCTGCGGATCCCACCGGTTGAAACTCCCCGCCACGGTGACGGTGCTGCCGGGGCGCAGCCCCTCCACCCGGAGCGGAAGGCTGCCTTCGTAGCGCGCGGGGGCTGCGGGAGCGTTCGTGGTGGCGCAGCCCGCAGCGAGGGCGAGCAGCAGGGCCGCGCGGATCACAGCCACCATGGCAGCTCCATCCGCAGCCCGCTCCAGACCACCTGGCGGGTGCCCTCGAAGGTGCTGCGATCGGCCTCGGTGCCGCCGTCGACCACGGTGTTGGCGCCGTAGGACCAGGCGATCTCGGCGGTGGTCGACGGGGCCACCGGAAGCGACGCCCCCAGGCCGGTGTAGCCGTAGCGGTCGCTGCGCTCGTCCGCGGCGAACCGGCTCCACTGCAGGCCCGCGTAGCCCCGCACCACGAGCTCGCCCCACGGGGCGATGCCGAGCGAGACCTGGCCGCCGTCGCCGTCCATGTCCCAGAGGGCATCGGTGGTGCGGTTGCGGACGCGGCGGTATTGCACGCCCGCTTCGAAGATGCCGGAGAAGCGATGGATCAGCGAGAGCACACCGACCTGGAAATCCTCCTCCACGCTGGCGCCGTCGCCGAGATCGTTGGCGCGCTTTCCCGCGGCGAGACTCGCCTCCGCGGTGGTGCGATCGGAGAGGCGCCAGCGCAGCACCGGCCCTGCATCGAAGGCGAGCGAGGCGGCCGTCGGCGGGGCGCTGGGATCGCCGGAGGCGGAGCCGCTGATGTCCTCGAAATCGACCTGCTCCACCGAGGCCCGGAGGTCGAGATCGACCTGGCGCGAGAGCCGGAGGCGCAGGTTGAGGGCGCCGTCGTGGAGGAGGGAGCTGGCGTCGGGGCCGTAGCGGCTCCAGGTGAGCCGATAGCTCGAGAGGATCTTCACCACCGGTCCGGTGGAGAGATCGAAGGCCACGCCTGGGGCCACGTGGGTCTGCCAGTGGGGGAAGTCGCTGCCGACGAGGAGGGCGGAGGCCCAGCCGCCGCCCACCGCGAGCTCCGGCGTCAGGCGCGCCTGCACGGCGGCCGCTGCTGCACACGGCGTGATGACGAGGAGCGCTGCGAGGAGGGGGAGCGGGCGCACGGTCCGTGACGATGACACGGACCATGGGACCCGGCAACCTTGCGACGTTACAGCTCGATCACCGAATTCCTGCCGCCGAAGCCGTCGTCGACGACGGCCGCCGCCTGCGGATCCGGCTGCCAGTCGCCGTCCACCCGGAAGGCATATTCGTGGCGGCCCTTCTCCAGGGGGAGCACCGCCTCGAAGGTCCCGTCGGGCAGCCGCTGGAGCGGCGCCGGCGTCCAGCGGTTGAAGCTGCCGGCGAGCTCGACGCTCTTCGCGTCCCCGGCGCGCAGGGTGAAGCGGACCAGCGCCGCGCTGCCCACGTCCGAGGCGGCGATGGCCCGGGCCGCGTCCTGCTGGCCCCGGGAGAAACCGACGCTGCCGGCCACGCCGGCGGCTGCGACCAGGGCGAGACCCGCCATCGCCATCTGGGCGAAGGAGAGCTCGAAGCGGCGCTGGAAGAGGGTGGGGATGCGGAAGGGCCGGCGCTGCGGCGCCTCCGCGCGGATTCTCGCCATGGCCCTGTCGACGAAGCCCGCCGGCAGGGGCGGCACCGGCAGGTCCCGGGCTGCCTCGGCGATCCGCTCGAGCGCCTCGATCTCGGCGAGGCGGGAACGATCCGCCCGCAGGGCCGCGAGCAGCTCCTCGGCCTGCGGGGCTTCGAGCTCCCCGTCGAGCCAGGCGTGCACGAGCTCGTCGATGCGCTTGTCGTCTGCGGCCATCACTCGTCCCCCAACAGCTTCCGGAGCATCTCCCGGGCGCGGAAGACCCGCACCTTGAGCATCGGGATCTGTCCACCGACCACTGCCTGGATCTCCTCGTAGGAGAGATCCTCCACGTGCTTGAGCAGGAAGGCCTCGCGGTACTTCTCGGGGAGCTTGCCGATCGCCTCCTCGAGGGCCCGCACCGCCTGCCGTCCTGCCACCCGCCGCTCCGGATCGGGATCCGGGTCGACGGGCGAGAAGAGGTCCTCGTCGTCGAGCGCACCTTCCCGGCGCTCGCCCGCCTTGAGGTGGTCCCTGCAGAGGTTCACCGCGATCCGAAGGAGCCAGTGGCGGAGCTGCGCGTCCTGCCGGAAGGAGGCCAGGGCGGCGAAGCCCTTGGCGAAGGTCTCCTGTGCGAGCTCCTCCGCCACCGCCGTGTTCCGGACCATCCGCATGCAGAGGGCGTGCACCGAGGGGCCGTGGCGTACCACGACCTGTGCAAAGGCCTCCCGATCGCCGGCGAGGCTCCATTCGACCGCCTGCCGGTCGAGAAGCTCGCTCTCGGGAATTTCCTCTCTGGCTGCGCGCGGTCGGGACATGCGCGGGCTTTTTTCCTTCGGGCGGGGGGAGCCCCGCTGGCCGGTTCCTCCTCGGGCTCTTCTTCACCTGGGAAGACGAGCGGGCACCGGGGAGGTTTCACCGGCGCATCCTAACGCGGCACCGGCCCGCACCGCGAGTGACCCTGTGGTCAGATGGAGTGAGATGAACGCCTTCGAGAAGATCCGGAACGAGCTCAGCGCCTCCTACCTCGAGCGAGACGAGGTGGTGGAAGGCCTCCTCTGCGCCCTGGTCGCGGGGCAGCACGTCCTGCTGCTCGGCCCCCCGGGAACGGCCAAGAGCGAGCTCGCCCACGAGCTCTGCAAGCGCGTCGACGACGCCCGCTACTTCCAGTGGCTGCTCACCCGGTTCACCACCCCCGAGGAACTCTTCGGGCCCATCTCCCTCAAGGCCCTCGAGCAGGATCGCTACGTCCGGGTCACCGACGGCAAGCTGCCCCGGGCCCACGTCGCCTTCCTCGACGAGATCTTC
Proteins encoded:
- a CDS encoding RNA polymerase sigma factor is translated as MSRPRAAREEIPESELLDRQAVEWSLAGDREAFAQVVVRHGPSVHALCMRMVRNTAVAEELAQETFAKGFAALASFRQDAQLRHWLLRIAVNLCRDHLKAGERREGALDDEDLFSPVDPDPDPERRVAGRQAVRALEEAIGKLPEKYREAFLLKHVEDLSYEEIQAVVGGQIPMLKVRVFRAREMLRKLLGDE